One genomic region from Populus nigra chromosome 8, ddPopNigr1.1, whole genome shotgun sequence encodes:
- the LOC133700844 gene encoding NADPH:quinone oxidoreductase-like, with protein MATVAEDSVIKVAALSGSLRKASYDEGLIVRAAIELSKESIVGMEIEHLDISQLPMQNIDLEGEDHEGSFPPAVEDLRQKILESDCILFSSPEFNYSVSAPLKNAIDWASRPPNVWADKAAAIISASAAMGGARGQLHRRQIGVFIDLHFINKPEFFLNVFQPPAKFDSQGNLIDENTKERLKEVLLALQAFTWRLKNGNKCLTFAESGSS; from the exons ATGGCGACAGTGGCAGAAGATTCTGTGATCAAAGTTGCGGCTCTCAGTGGATCCCTTCGCAAAGCTTCCTATGATGAAGGCCTCATCGTTCGAGCTG CAATTGAGCTGAGCAAGGAATCGATTGTTGGCATGGAAATTGAGCACCTAGACATCTCACAGTTGCCGATGCAAAACATCGATCTTGAAGGAGAAGATCATGAAGGAAGCTTTCCACCAGCTGTTGAAGATTTACGACAGAAAATTCTTGAATCTGATTGCATTCTTTTTTCATCCCCCGAGTTTAATTATTCTGTCTCAG CACCTTTGAAGAATGCAATCGACTGGGCCTCTAGACCCCCAAATGTTTGGGCTGATAAAGCTGCTGCAATCATAAGTGCTTCAGCAGCAATGGGCGGTGCACGAGGACAGCTTCATCGTCGCCAAATTGGGGTCTTTATCGATCTTCACTTCATTAACAAGCCCGAGTTTTTCTTGAACGTATTTCAGCCACCTGCAAAGTTTGATAGCCAAGGAAACTTGATTGATGAAAACACAAAGGAGAGGTTGAAGGAAGTCCTTCTAGCGTTGCAAGCATTTACTTGGCGACTCAAAAACGGCAACAAATGCTTGACATTCGCCGAGTCGGGCTCTTCTTGA